The window CGCCGCAATTCTCCAAAAGAAATTAGGCAAAGAGTTCGATCGGCGTAAAGGTGAACCCGGTTTCTCACCTCAAGCCGTAGCAGCGTTGCAGAAGTTTTGCGAGTTACGCCGCGTCAACAAAATGCCAATTGAACGTTGCGCCGAATATCTCAGAGTTAATGGATTTTAGGAATCAAGCCAATGTCTATATCACAGAACCGTCGCCAGCAAA is drawn from Phormidium ambiguum IAM M-71 and contains these coding sequences:
- a CDS encoding MerR family transcriptional regulator, yielding MVYAEITYFSFDNVCQMLSVSPRTLRRYAAILQKKLGKEFDRRKGEPGFSPQAVAALQKFCELRRVNKMPIERCAEYLRVNGF